AGTGCAGCCTGTGCGGCATCCTCTGCGGCTGGGGAGGGGCGGGCGCGTACAGCGACGGGAAACTTACGCTCACCTCCGAGTTCGGAGGATGGCTCAAGGACTTCCTCTCCCCCGGCGATCTTGCCGCTTTCATCGAATATGTCGATGGGGTCTATCAGTCCTTCGGGGCCGGGGGAATTGTCCACGGTGAGGATGACCGGGCGCTGGCGAGCCTCAAGAAAAAGGCAGCGGGGTACAATCTTGATCTCATACCGGCGCGCATCCGGCATATCGGCACGGACCTGTGCAAGGATGTCCTTCGCAACATCCGGCAGCATCTTTCCGGCAAGGTCGAGATGCTCTTCGACGTTCCCGTGGAGCAGATCAACTGCAGCGAGGGGTCCATCTGTGCGGTTACGACCGAGGACGGGAACCGGTACGACGCATCATCCGTGATAGCGGCCGTCGGCAGGGAGGGATCGTCATGGCTTGCCGGGGAAGCCAAGCGGCTCGGTCTTTCCCTGCGCAATAACCCCGTGGACATCGGCGTCCGCGTCGAACTTCCCGCGCACATCATGAAAGACATCACCGACGTCGCCTATGAGGGCAAGTTCCTGTATACTTCGCGCCGGTTCCGGGACCGGGTCAGGACCTTCTGCATGAACCCCTACGGAGAGGTGGTGAAGGAAAACAGCGAGGGTATCTGCAGCGTGAACGGCCACAGCTACCGGAACAGGAAGACTGATAACACGAACTTCGCCCTGCTCGTGAGCACTGACTTCACGGTACCCTTTGACGATCCCATTTCGTACGGCAGGTACGTCGCGGGCCTTGCGAACCTTCTCGGCGGGGGGGTGATCGTCCAGCGGCTCGGCGATCTGAAGATGGGGAGAAGGTCGACGCCTGAACGCATTGCCGAGGGTTCGGTCCGGCCGACGCTGGATGACGCAACGCCCGGCGACCTGAGCTTTGTCCTGCCGTACCGGCACCTGCACAACATCACCGAAATGCTCGAGGCGCTGGACAATATCGCACCGGGCGTAAATTCGGGCGACACGCTGCTCTACGGAGTGGAGGTCAAATTCTACTCCATGAGGCTTAATCTGTCGCGGGTACTTGAGACGGAGGTGAAGAATCTCTTCGCCGTGGGTGACGGCGCGGGAGTGACGCGGGGGCTGATCCAGGCGTCCATTTCAGGGGTTGTTGCCGCACGGGAAGTGATGAAGAGGGTGTGAGGATTACACTTACTATTCTGCACTGTCAATATTATAGTTAGGGCAAAGAATACTGGTAGAATCTTACACCATAAAGATTGGGCCGTTTCAGCCAATCAGTGATGGTTCTGCCACAATCGAGGTGAAGAGCTCACCGAATTGTTATTGCGGCTGTCATAACCCAAATGACGGAAGTCTTACGGCTAAGGAAAGAATAGAACAATCTTAATCCTCCAACGACACGGGTAATTTTGATAAAATAGCGCAGGCAACTTTAATATCTTTCCCCTCCGAGGTTTGCTGTGAGGTCATCATCCTTCTTGTGCAAGTTTTATATGGGCGGTTGCCGTCTCCAATTCCCCGGCAATTTCCGAAAGACCCCGCACCTCGCTCGCCACCTCATCCGCCATTTTCTCCATGCTCTTCGATATATTTGACGTAGACTCTATGTTCGTTGCGACGTCGGACGCCGTGGCCGACTGCTCCTCCACTGCCGTGGCTATCTGATTGATCTGGTCCCTGACCTGTGCAATCGATTCCACGATAGTGTCCAGAACATTGTTCAGATTCTTGACTTGCCCGGACGCCTTTATCACCCCTTGAGAAGACTTTTGCATGGAAGCCGTGGTTTCGATCGATTCGGATTGTATTGCGCTGATTTCAGCCGAGATTTCCGCCGTTGCCTGTATGGTTCTTTCAGCTAGTTTCCGGACCTCGTCCGCCACTACCGCAAAACCTCTGCCCTGTTCTCCGGCCCGGGCCGCCTCGATCGCCGCATTCAAGGCAAGCAGGTTCGTCTGGTCCGCGATCCCCTTGATGACGGTCACGATATTGCCGATCTCTGCGGATCTCTTGTTCAGTTTTTCTATCATTGCCGAGAGTTCCAGCGTAGAGGAGTTGAGTTCATTGATCGTTTCTACCGATATGTTCGTGATCTGCTTTCCGCTTGTCGCGGTCTCCATTGCCTCCTTCGAGGTAGTGGCAGACTCTCCAGCGTTTTTTGCAATATCTGCGATCGTCTGGTTCATCTCCTCGGCAGCCACAGCGATC
This sequence is a window from Nitrospirota bacterium. Protein-coding genes within it:
- a CDS encoding HAMP domain-containing methyl-accepting chemotaxis protein, translated to KIPLNESFGRIRSLKYLFGTLGLLGIIAMTIIMLLLVHMTLAPIKALIQKVRRVGEGYTDTSLAVEGKDEIAQMAQSVDLVVKHFSNMLRTIITASAKIPPVINTVKKHTESTSEGARKQASQAHTIAVAAEEMNQTIADIAKNAGESATTSKEAMETATSGKQITNISVETINELNSSTLELSAMIEKLNKRSAEIGNIVTVIKGIADQTNLLALNAAIEAARAGEQGRGFAVVADEVRKLAERTIQATAEISAEISAIQSESIETTASMQKSSQGVIKASGQVKNLNNVLDTIVESIAQVRDQINQIATAVEEQSATASDVATNIESTSNISKSMEKMADEVASEVRGLSEIAGELETATAHIKLAQEG
- a CDS encoding NAD(P)/FAD-dependent oxidoreductase, whose translation is MSSSYDVIIIGSGPAGIFAALELVKNPRLKILMIEKGRDINQRSCPMIDSSVSCVQCSLCGILCGWGGAGAYSDGKLTLTSEFGGWLKDFLSPGDLAAFIEYVDGVYQSFGAGGIVHGEDDRALASLKKKAAGYNLDLIPARIRHIGTDLCKDVLRNIRQHLSGKVEMLFDVPVEQINCSEGSICAVTTEDGNRYDASSVIAAVGREGSSWLAGEAKRLGLSLRNNPVDIGVRVELPAHIMKDITDVAYEGKFLYTSRRFRDRVRTFCMNPYGEVVKENSEGICSVNGHSYRNRKTDNTNFALLVSTDFTVPFDDPISYGRYVAGLANLLGGGVIVQRLGDLKMGRRSTPERIAEGSVRPTLDDATPGDLSFVLPYRHLHNITEMLEALDNIAPGVNSGDTLLYGVEVKFYSMRLNLSRVLETEVKNLFAVGDGAGVTRGLIQASISGVVAAREVMKRV